The following are encoded in a window of Telmatobacter sp. DSM 110680 genomic DNA:
- the mreC gene encoding rod shape-determining protein MreC yields MESFFVRYRNLVVLLALLVAQILGLAMQVRRSSGAGQAGDGHNVQLIRLWANSIVSPPEKALHSSGSGISGLWHNYVDLRHVRQQNADLQKTVDRLRLEQAALLEDAKQGQRLQALLNFQQKYIYKTVAAQAIGSSGTDQSRVFYIDKGRADGIDRDMAVITPDGIVGKVRDVFPHNAQVLAINDQSSGAGVILETTRIRGILRGNGAGQPQIEDVIRDQRIKAGENVLTAGGDQIFPRGLPVGVVDKVLNDPERDGFVEVVVKPAAHLDQLDEVLVVTSTEPRFPPDQQQDIATSEALKGGAEAEQQKTSEGMAEKLPGLIVPNVPPDQQPLKDNSNPNPVARPPAALHPDRFTPGNATTPTVPAAPESGAPVIDQSPPKKKPAPKAPESKPSAPTPVTPQREN; encoded by the coding sequence ATGGAATCGTTTTTCGTTCGCTATCGGAATCTGGTGGTGCTGCTGGCTTTGCTGGTGGCGCAGATTCTGGGGCTTGCCATGCAGGTGCGCCGCAGCAGTGGCGCTGGGCAGGCAGGCGACGGGCATAACGTGCAACTGATTCGCCTTTGGGCCAACTCCATCGTCTCCCCTCCGGAAAAGGCGCTTCATTCCTCGGGATCCGGCATCTCCGGACTATGGCATAACTACGTCGATCTGCGGCATGTTCGCCAGCAGAACGCAGATCTGCAGAAGACGGTTGACCGTTTGCGGTTGGAGCAAGCGGCCTTGCTGGAAGACGCCAAGCAAGGTCAGCGGCTGCAGGCACTTTTGAATTTTCAGCAGAAATACATTTACAAAACGGTCGCGGCACAGGCAATTGGGTCGAGCGGAACCGATCAGTCGCGCGTGTTCTACATCGACAAAGGCAGAGCTGACGGGATTGACCGCGATATGGCGGTTATCACGCCCGACGGAATTGTCGGCAAGGTTCGTGACGTTTTCCCCCACAATGCTCAGGTGCTGGCTATCAACGACCAGTCGAGTGGCGCCGGAGTAATTTTGGAGACGACACGCATTCGCGGCATTCTGCGCGGCAACGGCGCTGGGCAACCGCAGATAGAAGATGTAATTCGCGATCAGCGCATCAAGGCGGGCGAGAACGTGCTGACGGCGGGCGGCGACCAGATATTTCCTCGCGGACTACCTGTCGGTGTGGTGGACAAGGTGCTCAACGATCCCGAACGCGACGGGTTTGTCGAAGTTGTCGTGAAGCCGGCGGCGCATCTTGATCAGCTCGATGAGGTGCTGGTGGTCACGTCGACGGAACCGCGCTTCCCGCCGGATCAGCAACAGGATATTGCTACCAGCGAGGCATTGAAGGGCGGCGCTGAGGCGGAGCAGCAGAAGACATCAGAGGGAATGGCAGAAAAGCTGCCGGGACTGATCGTACCCAATGTACCGCCGGATCAGCAGCCGCTGAAGGACAATTCGAATCCCAATCCGGTCGCGCGTCCGCCGGCGGCACTTCATCCTGATCGCTTTACGCCGGGGAATGCTACGACGCCGACTGTACCCGCTGCTCCGGAGAGCGGCGCGCCTGTGATTGATCAATCCCCGCCGAAGAAGAAGCCCGCGCCGAAAGCTCCCGAGAGCAAACCGAGCGCTCCAACCCCGGTCACGCCGCAAAGGGAGAACTAG
- a CDS encoding Lrp/AsnC family transcriptional regulator: protein MQENVKAQPNSELDELDASILRYLERHGRATNYEVGEAVGLSASAASRRIQALETAGAIRGYQALVDDRLLGKRMTIYIRVTLERQSASVLSAFEVAVRHCKEIVSCHLMAGQYDYMLVARVSGIDDYGRLHQNELSRLPGVTRLETSFALRDVLDGNRV, encoded by the coding sequence ATGCAAGAAAACGTCAAGGCTCAGCCCAATTCGGAGTTGGACGAACTGGACGCCTCGATCCTGCGCTACCTGGAACGCCATGGTCGCGCCACCAATTACGAAGTGGGAGAAGCCGTGGGATTGTCCGCTTCGGCGGCTTCGCGGCGGATCCAGGCTCTGGAAACTGCCGGGGCGATTCGCGGCTATCAGGCATTAGTCGATGACCGTTTGCTGGGAAAGCGCATGACGATCTACATCCGGGTCACTCTGGAGCGCCAATCAGCCTCGGTGTTGAGTGCGTTTGAGGTAGCGGTCCGGCACTGCAAAGAGATCGTGAGCTGCCATCTGATGGCCGGTCAATACGACTACATGCTGGTGGCTCGAGTGTCGGGAATCGATGATTACGGCCGCCTGCATCAGAATGAGCTTTCCCGTCTTCCCGGGGTGACAAGGCTTGAAACGAGTTTCGCGCTCAGGGACGTGCTGGATGGGAACCGCGTGTAG
- a CDS encoding ABC transporter permease has protein sequence MTLKDVIIAARILAKRPAYTLTAALTIALGVGASTTIFSVTNAVLLKPLPYRDPNKLVIAGMDLRKRDVRDLPFSNADYIDLRDGTKEYFSDMAGVFTGRIVVPQEDGTPEQISLAIATTNFFDVMGAKILLGRDFNAQDGIPQPQPPPNAAADNAPARLPGTAILSYEYFRRRYGGNTSVLGHNITIPGQPGPVIAGVLAPGFRLYFPPDADVQPAPDIYIANRLGYDSAERNDFSIRPIGRLKEGALLQSAQGAADGIAAQARQTFSIDETAGYYIHLAPMRQHLVAAVKPAILTLMVSVIFLLLIACANVGNLLLVRASLRQQEFSVRAALGANRLRLVAPILIEAVLLSVIGTVAGLGLAWAGILALRVLAPANLPRLEDVRIDGAVLAYSALAGLASAAIFGIVPALRASRPALMNVLRGISRTSGMGSGAFLRNAVVMAEVALSFILLIGSGLMFRSFLKLQAIDPGFDPHHLLTFQIQGIGNNRKTPEQRAAFMHVVTEQLKSIPGVQSVTGSFPFPLTGEFSPIRWGTEDAARDPSRFQATDFQIVLPGYFEAMRTPLLAGRTFTDDDNMPKRDGVIVDDALAAKAFPGQSAIGKHILIRLRTPEAEKVQIIGVVAHQRVTSLAEVGREQIYFPDAFLGSGAIQSWALRTGSDPASYESQVRATLKALDPQLLVNKVQTADSVVYDSQAGTRFSLLLISVFAVIAALLAGVGLYGVISTSVRQRTSEIGVRMAMGAERGDILLLIVAQGLRLSAAGIVIGVIGSILLGRVISALLVGGIKSTDATTYVSMTAAFLAISALASWLPARRASGLDPARALREQ, from the coding sequence ATGACATTGAAGGATGTCATCATCGCTGCGCGCATTCTTGCCAAGCGCCCCGCCTACACCTTGACCGCCGCCCTGACAATCGCTCTCGGTGTCGGCGCCAGCACCACAATCTTCAGCGTGACCAACGCAGTTCTACTCAAGCCGCTCCCCTACCGCGATCCAAACAAACTGGTAATTGCCGGCATGGACCTGCGCAAACGAGACGTCCGCGATCTGCCATTTTCAAATGCAGACTACATCGACCTTCGCGACGGCACCAAAGAGTACTTTTCTGACATGGCTGGCGTCTTCACTGGCCGCATCGTTGTTCCCCAGGAAGACGGAACACCTGAACAGATCAGCCTCGCAATTGCGACGACGAATTTTTTTGACGTGATGGGCGCCAAAATCCTTTTGGGCCGCGACTTCAATGCGCAAGATGGAATTCCGCAGCCGCAGCCTCCGCCCAATGCCGCAGCCGACAACGCGCCCGCGCGCCTGCCCGGCACAGCCATCCTCAGTTATGAATACTTCCGCAGGCGCTACGGCGGCAACACCTCTGTTCTCGGCCATAACATCACGATTCCCGGCCAGCCCGGTCCCGTGATCGCGGGCGTTCTGGCTCCCGGGTTCCGCCTCTACTTTCCTCCTGACGCAGACGTCCAACCCGCCCCCGACATCTACATCGCCAATCGTCTCGGTTACGACTCGGCAGAACGCAACGACTTCTCCATTCGACCCATCGGAAGGCTCAAAGAGGGAGCATTGCTCCAGAGTGCGCAAGGCGCAGCCGACGGCATTGCCGCCCAGGCGCGGCAGACGTTTTCCATCGATGAGACTGCCGGCTATTACATCCACCTCGCGCCGATGCGACAACATCTTGTGGCGGCGGTTAAGCCCGCCATCCTCACGCTCATGGTTTCAGTGATCTTTCTGCTCCTCATCGCCTGCGCCAATGTCGGCAACCTTCTTCTCGTTCGCGCCTCGCTGCGCCAGCAGGAATTCTCAGTGCGGGCAGCCCTGGGGGCAAACCGGTTGCGGCTTGTCGCTCCGATCCTTATTGAGGCGGTTCTGCTTTCCGTGATAGGCACTGTCGCCGGTCTCGGACTCGCCTGGGCGGGAATCCTCGCTTTGCGGGTTCTCGCTCCAGCCAACCTTCCTCGCCTCGAGGATGTCCGCATCGATGGAGCGGTGCTTGCTTACAGCGCACTCGCCGGTCTCGCCTCCGCGGCTATCTTCGGGATTGTTCCCGCCCTGCGCGCTTCGCGTCCCGCGCTGATGAATGTGCTGCGCGGCATTAGTAGAACCTCGGGCATGGGTAGCGGAGCTTTCCTTCGGAATGCGGTCGTGATGGCCGAAGTAGCGCTCTCCTTCATTTTGCTGATCGGATCCGGGCTGATGTTCCGCAGTTTCCTCAAACTGCAAGCGATCGATCCGGGTTTTGATCCGCATCATCTCCTCACATTCCAAATTCAAGGCATCGGCAATAATCGGAAGACCCCGGAGCAACGAGCCGCATTCATGCATGTGGTCACAGAGCAACTCAAATCTATTCCCGGCGTTCAGAGCGTCACAGGTTCATTTCCATTTCCCCTCACCGGCGAGTTCAGTCCCATTCGGTGGGGAACAGAAGATGCCGCGCGCGATCCAAGCCGCTTTCAGGCAACTGATTTTCAGATTGTTCTTCCCGGCTATTTCGAAGCGATGCGTACACCGTTGCTCGCGGGGCGCACCTTCACTGATGACGACAACATGCCCAAACGTGACGGCGTAATCGTTGACGATGCTCTCGCCGCCAAAGCATTTCCCGGCCAGTCCGCGATCGGCAAGCACATCCTCATCCGCCTGCGCACGCCTGAAGCGGAGAAGGTACAGATCATCGGCGTCGTTGCGCATCAGCGGGTAACCTCACTCGCGGAAGTCGGACGCGAGCAAATCTACTTTCCGGACGCATTTCTTGGTTCCGGCGCAATTCAATCCTGGGCTCTGCGCACAGGAAGCGATCCCGCTTCTTACGAAAGCCAGGTCAGGGCAACCCTGAAGGCGCTCGACCCGCAACTCCTCGTCAACAAAGTTCAGACAGCCGACTCTGTTGTCTACGATTCGCAGGCCGGCACGCGATTTTCACTTTTGCTCATCTCCGTTTTTGCGGTCATTGCCGCTTTGCTCGCTGGCGTAGGCCTTTACGGCGTTATTTCTACCTCTGTTCGACAGCGCACTTCCGAAATTGGCGTCCGTATGGCAATGGGAGCCGAGCGCGGCGATATTCTTCTTCTCATCGTCGCGCAAGGACTGCGACTGAGCGCAGCCGGAATTGTGATCGGAGTGATTGGATCAATTCTCCTTGGCCGCGTTATCTCCGCGCTTCTTGTGGGAGGAATAAAATCGACCGACGCCACGACTTATGTCTCCATGACCGCAGCGTTCCTGGCAATCTCCGCGCTCGCATCCTGGCTACCCGCCCGTCGGGCGTCCGGCCTCGATCCTGCGAGGGCGCTGCGGGAACAATAG
- a CDS encoding aldehyde dehydrogenase family protein, with the protein MTYPTYHNLIGGEWLPAASGKTILNVNPADHDDIVGSFPASDAEDVNRAVAAAKKAFATWRLVPAPKRAEILLRAGILLQQRKEQFARDMTREMGKVLAETRGDVQEAIDEAFYVAGEGRRLFGQTTPSELQNKFAMSIRMPVGVVGLITPWNFPMAIPSWKLFPALVSGNTCVIKPATDTPISVYNLVQTLVDAGLPAGVVNIVSGSGSGAGSALVEHPDVRAISFTGSSEVGSHVAQRAAATFKPVSLEMGGKNAQIVLDDANLELALDGALWGSFGTTGQRCTATSRILLQKGIAAKFTKEFVARAKALKIGNGLDESVQVGPQVNKSQIETSAKYVDIASTDGGKILCGGHALTNGDHSKGTFFEPTVVGGVTHTMRIAREEVFGPVVSLLEFDTFEQAIEIANSIDYGLSTALYTKDVNRAFTAIRDLEAGITYINAPTIGAEVHLPFGGVKHTGNGHREGNGAIDFFTTWKAVYVDYSDKLQRAQIDNAE; encoded by the coding sequence ATGACCTACCCCACCTACCACAATCTGATCGGCGGCGAATGGCTCCCCGCCGCAAGCGGCAAAACCATCCTCAACGTAAATCCCGCCGACCACGACGATATCGTCGGATCATTCCCGGCCTCCGACGCTGAAGACGTTAACCGCGCCGTCGCAGCTGCGAAAAAAGCCTTCGCCACCTGGCGTCTCGTCCCCGCGCCCAAGCGCGCCGAAATCTTGCTCCGCGCCGGCATCCTTCTCCAGCAGCGCAAGGAGCAGTTCGCCCGCGACATGACCCGCGAAATGGGCAAGGTGCTGGCCGAGACCCGCGGCGACGTGCAGGAAGCGATTGATGAGGCTTTCTATGTTGCCGGCGAAGGCCGCCGTCTCTTCGGCCAGACCACGCCTTCTGAACTGCAGAATAAGTTCGCCATGAGCATCCGCATGCCCGTAGGCGTCGTCGGCCTCATCACGCCGTGGAACTTCCCCATGGCCATCCCCAGCTGGAAGCTTTTTCCCGCGCTCGTCTCTGGCAACACCTGCGTCATCAAGCCCGCCACCGATACGCCGATCTCCGTCTATAATCTCGTCCAGACTCTCGTCGACGCCGGCCTTCCCGCGGGCGTAGTCAACATCGTCAGCGGCAGCGGCAGCGGCGCCGGCAGCGCCCTGGTCGAACATCCCGATGTTCGCGCCATCAGCTTCACGGGATCCAGCGAAGTCGGCTCGCATGTCGCCCAGCGCGCCGCCGCCACCTTCAAGCCCGTCTCTCTCGAAATGGGTGGTAAAAACGCGCAGATCGTTCTCGATGACGCCAACCTCGAACTCGCTCTCGACGGGGCCCTCTGGGGATCTTTCGGCACCACCGGCCAGCGCTGCACAGCCACCAGCCGCATCCTGCTGCAAAAGGGAATCGCTGCCAAATTCACGAAGGAGTTCGTCGCCCGCGCCAAGGCTCTCAAGATCGGCAACGGTCTCGATGAATCCGTGCAGGTAGGCCCGCAAGTCAACAAGAGCCAGATCGAAACTTCCGCGAAATACGTCGACATCGCCAGCACTGACGGTGGAAAAATTCTCTGCGGCGGTCACGCCCTCACCAACGGCGATCACTCCAAGGGAACATTCTTCGAGCCCACCGTAGTCGGTGGCGTCACCCACACCATGCGCATCGCTCGCGAAGAAGTCTTCGGCCCCGTGGTTTCGCTGCTGGAGTTCGACACCTTCGAGCAAGCCATCGAAATCGCCAACTCGATCGATTACGGACTTTCGACCGCGCTCTACACCAAAGATGTGAATCGCGCTTTCACTGCCATTCGCGATCTCGAAGCCGGCATCACCTACATCAACGCACCCACCATCGGCGCAGAAGTTCACCTGCCCTTCGGGGGCGTAAAGCACACCGGCAACGGTCACCGCGAAGGCAACGGAGCCATCGACTTCTTCACCACCTGGAAAGCGGTCTACGTCGACTATAGCGACAAACTCCAGCGCGCCCAGATCGACAACGCCGAGTAA
- the ald gene encoding alanine dehydrogenase, translating into MIIGVPKEIKDNEARVGVTPAGVKALTEAGHKVLVETHAGELSGFNDASYQDAGAEIVGDAGNVWGKAETVVKVKEPIEQEYIYFREGLVLFTYLHLAPIPVLTNKLLDSKVIGIAYETVRDRQGTLPLLTPMSEVAGRMSVQVGAAYLEKERGGRGILLGGVPGVPPANVTIIGGGIVGTNAAKIALGFGAKVTLVDVNLHRLRELDDLYSGRLYTLASNSYNVALATREADLVIGGVLIPGATAPKLVTRAMVSAMKKGAVIVDVAIDQGGCVETAKPTSHSNPSYVVDGVVHYCVTNMPGAVPHTSTLALTNSTFPYLMRIANLGARGALKSDPGFAEGLNTYLGTLTHRGVADSQKREWTGTDIVLG; encoded by the coding sequence ATGATCATCGGCGTTCCCAAAGAGATTAAAGACAACGAAGCCCGCGTAGGTGTCACTCCCGCAGGCGTCAAAGCGCTGACTGAAGCCGGCCACAAAGTGCTGGTCGAGACCCATGCCGGTGAGCTTTCAGGATTCAACGACGCAAGCTATCAGGATGCGGGTGCCGAAATCGTTGGCGACGCTGGGAACGTCTGGGGCAAAGCCGAGACCGTCGTCAAAGTTAAAGAGCCCATTGAGCAGGAGTACATCTACTTCCGTGAAGGCTTGGTCCTCTTCACTTACCTTCACTTGGCTCCGATTCCCGTCCTTACCAATAAGCTTCTCGACTCCAAAGTGATCGGAATCGCTTACGAAACTGTGCGCGATCGGCAAGGCACCCTCCCTCTGCTGACGCCGATGAGCGAAGTAGCCGGCCGCATGAGCGTGCAGGTCGGTGCCGCCTATCTTGAAAAGGAGCGCGGCGGCAGAGGCATTCTCCTTGGTGGTGTTCCGGGAGTTCCACCCGCGAACGTCACGATCATCGGTGGCGGTATCGTCGGGACGAATGCGGCAAAGATCGCTCTCGGCTTCGGCGCCAAAGTCACGTTGGTCGATGTCAATCTTCATCGCCTTCGCGAACTGGACGATCTCTATAGTGGTCGCCTCTACACTCTCGCTTCAAATAGCTATAACGTCGCGCTTGCTACGCGTGAGGCCGATCTTGTTATCGGCGGAGTGCTTATCCCCGGAGCAACCGCTCCCAAGCTTGTGACTCGCGCGATGGTGTCAGCCATGAAGAAGGGCGCGGTCATTGTTGACGTTGCCATCGATCAGGGCGGCTGCGTTGAAACCGCTAAGCCCACCTCGCATTCGAATCCCAGCTACGTCGTTGACGGCGTTGTTCACTACTGCGTGACCAATATGCCCGGCGCGGTCCCGCATACATCCACGCTCGCGCTCACCAATTCCACGTTCCCGTACCTCATGCGCATCGCTAACCTTGGCGCACGCGGAGCACTTAAGAGCGATCCTGGATTTGCTGAAGGCCTCAACACCTACCTCGGCACACTGACCCATCGCGGCGTAGCCGATAGCCAGAAACGCGAGTGGACGGGCACCGACATCGTCCTCGGATAG
- the mreD gene encoding rod shape-determining protein MreD, producing the protein MSVLSAESRRDYEIHSYPVLIYALVPIAALVLQAWLPRVLGRFAWFDLPLVVTVFFALSRRNPIQGSILGGAMGLFEDALTGLPIGINGIAKTLVGYLAASVGVLVNVENHAIRLVMTFVLSLVGSVTYYFVVRFLLGMSIDTNWLAELYKAIGNSLIALVLFPILDRTKIRD; encoded by the coding sequence GTGTCTGTGCTATCCGCCGAGAGCCGCCGCGACTATGAGATTCACAGCTATCCGGTGCTGATCTATGCGCTGGTGCCGATTGCGGCGCTGGTGCTGCAGGCTTGGCTGCCGCGGGTTCTGGGCCGGTTTGCGTGGTTCGATCTACCGCTGGTAGTGACGGTGTTTTTCGCGCTGAGCCGGCGCAATCCGATTCAGGGATCAATCCTCGGCGGGGCGATGGGACTTTTTGAAGACGCGCTGACGGGCCTTCCTATTGGAATCAATGGCATTGCAAAAACTCTGGTTGGCTACCTGGCAGCGTCGGTTGGAGTGCTGGTGAATGTTGAGAACCACGCTATCCGGTTGGTGATGACATTTGTGCTGTCGCTGGTGGGGAGCGTGACGTACTACTTTGTGGTTCGTTTTTTGCTGGGGATGAGCATCGATACCAACTGGTTAGCGGAGTTGTACAAGGCGATCGGCAATTCGCTGATTGCGTTGGTGCTCTTTCCGATCCTCGACCGGACGAAGATTCGCGATTAG
- a CDS encoding rod shape-determining protein: MFSSDLAIDLGTANTLVFAAGKGIVVNEPSIVAINKNTGEVEAVGKEAKDMLGRTPGNIVAIKPMKDGVIADFKVTEKMLNYFIQKAHNRKMLVHPRIVIGVPSEITQVEKRAVEDSAYRAKASEVYLVEQAMVAAIGAGLPITEPGGNMVVDIGGGTTDIAVISLSGIVYSRSVRMAGNQMDESITNYLKRKYNLLIGERTAEQIKIEIGSAYPLDKPLTMEIKGRNLIEGVPKTITIDDSEIRESLGECIAVIMNAIRVALERTPPELSADISDRGIVLTGGGALIKNLDKRIREETGLPVSVADDPLASVVLGTGKMLSDFRLLRKIKID; encoded by the coding sequence ATGTTTTCGAGCGATCTGGCTATCGATCTTGGGACCGCCAACACACTGGTCTTCGCCGCCGGTAAGGGGATTGTTGTCAACGAACCCTCAATCGTGGCCATCAACAAAAACACCGGTGAGGTGGAAGCGGTAGGCAAGGAAGCCAAGGACATGCTGGGGCGCACTCCCGGCAACATCGTGGCTATCAAGCCGATGAAAGACGGCGTAATCGCCGACTTCAAAGTCACCGAGAAGATGCTGAACTACTTCATCCAGAAGGCGCACAACCGCAAGATGCTGGTGCATCCGCGCATCGTGATCGGCGTACCTTCAGAAATCACCCAGGTGGAAAAGCGCGCTGTCGAAGACTCGGCCTATCGCGCCAAGGCAAGCGAAGTTTACCTGGTGGAACAGGCCATGGTGGCGGCCATTGGCGCGGGGCTTCCCATTACGGAGCCGGGCGGCAACATGGTTGTCGATATCGGCGGCGGGACTACCGATATTGCGGTCATCTCACTTTCCGGTATCGTCTATTCGCGTTCGGTGCGAATGGCCGGAAACCAGATGGACGAGTCCATCACCAACTACTTGAAGCGTAAGTACAACCTGCTGATTGGCGAGCGTACGGCGGAACAGATCAAGATCGAGATCGGGTCGGCGTATCCGCTGGACAAGCCGCTTACGATGGAGATCAAGGGTCGCAACCTGATTGAGGGCGTGCCGAAGACGATCACCATCGACGACAGCGAAATCCGCGAGTCGCTCGGCGAGTGCATTGCAGTCATCATGAATGCGATTCGCGTAGCACTGGAGCGGACTCCTCCCGAGTTGTCGGCGGACATTTCAGATCGCGGCATCGTGCTCACGGGCGGAGGCGCATTGATCAAGAATCTCGACAAGCGCATTCGCGAGGAAACCGGACTGCCGGTCTCGGTGGCAGACGATCCGCTGGCTTCGGTGGTGCTGGGCACCGGCAAAATGCTGTCGGACTTCAGACTGCTGCGGAAGATCAAGATCGACTAA
- a CDS encoding ABC transporter permease, which yields MLSDLRDALRQLLKAPGFSATVVITLALGIGATTAIFTLVHQVMLKSLPVTKPDELWRIGDKLRCCNWGGYTQGDDGDFSLFSWEAYKNFRDHTPEFAELAALQAGNAPLGVRRGGSQAPVDTRNGQYVSGNFFRTLGVQPWLGRLMTDADDQVGAPPVAVLSYRIWESKYGSDPSVVGGNFEINGRVFTVIGVTPPGFYGAKLTGWGMPDIWLPITSEMILATDVARPKRANENYLDLLGRVRPGVNSQALEAKLRVEFHGWLASHVADMEPGEKQLWQQQSLHLVPGEAGVAAMRDEYKDGLRLLLIAAGCVLLVACGNLANLMLARGLKNRPQISVRVALGASRLRLVRRALVESVLLAVLGGAFGIGVAYAGTRLILYLAFQIGGPNNYVPVSPTPSTPVLLFALGVSILTGIVFGTAPAWMTSHADPVEALRGANRSVGGGRSWAQKSLVIAQAAMSLVLLSAAALLAQSLRNLEHQNFGFDTQGRYIAWINPTLGTYKPEQMEQLFRRVDDSLRGIPGVRMAVPALYAPMTGDSWNDGVRIQGRPEPGPKEDTGAGWARVMPGFFDIIGAHILMGRQFTEDDTAATPNVAVVNEAFVNRFFKGQNPIGQHFGPNRLRYASTFEIVGVVKDIRYMTYDYKDPVRPMFWVSELQTAKYDDPVWAQGEKWSHYLYNIVIWAPGDPPGMEEKVRKAIASVEPSLVLNDVDPYGKVVSADFQQQNMIATLTSLFGALGLALAALGLYGVMAYTVEQRTNEIGLRMALGADRGHVTSMILRGALWQIGLGLGIGIPLAILAGKLMKDQLYGVQPWDPMMLTGATILLALAALIASVAPVRRAANVEPMIALRTE from the coding sequence ATGCTGTCAGACCTGCGCGACGCGCTAAGGCAATTGCTGAAGGCGCCCGGATTTTCTGCGACGGTTGTGATTACGTTGGCCTTGGGAATTGGAGCCACAACGGCGATCTTCACGCTGGTTCATCAGGTGATGCTGAAGTCGTTGCCGGTGACGAAGCCCGATGAGTTGTGGAGGATCGGGGACAAACTCCGCTGCTGCAATTGGGGTGGATACACGCAGGGAGACGACGGCGACTTTTCGCTCTTCTCCTGGGAGGCGTACAAGAATTTCCGCGATCATACGCCGGAGTTCGCCGAACTAGCCGCGCTGCAGGCGGGCAATGCGCCGCTTGGCGTGCGGCGCGGCGGATCACAGGCGCCAGTGGATACGCGCAACGGACAATACGTGTCCGGGAATTTCTTCCGCACCCTCGGCGTGCAGCCGTGGCTGGGTCGACTTATGACCGATGCCGACGATCAAGTGGGCGCGCCGCCGGTTGCAGTACTGAGCTATCGTATCTGGGAGAGCAAGTACGGCTCCGACCCTTCGGTGGTCGGCGGAAATTTCGAGATCAACGGGCGAGTGTTCACCGTCATCGGGGTCACCCCGCCAGGGTTTTATGGCGCCAAACTCACCGGCTGGGGTATGCCGGACATCTGGCTGCCGATCACGTCCGAGATGATTCTTGCTACGGACGTGGCACGACCCAAGCGAGCCAACGAAAACTATCTTGATCTGCTCGGAAGAGTGCGCCCCGGTGTCAATTCTCAAGCACTCGAGGCCAAGTTGCGCGTGGAGTTCCACGGCTGGCTGGCTAGCCATGTCGCGGACATGGAGCCGGGCGAGAAACAACTCTGGCAACAGCAGAGCCTCCACCTGGTACCGGGAGAAGCGGGCGTAGCGGCGATGCGCGACGAGTACAAAGATGGTCTCAGGCTTCTGCTTATCGCTGCCGGATGCGTGCTGTTGGTCGCGTGCGGCAACCTCGCAAACTTGATGCTGGCTCGCGGGTTGAAGAACCGTCCACAGATCTCGGTTCGTGTCGCACTGGGAGCGTCGCGGCTGCGACTGGTGCGCAGAGCGCTGGTTGAGAGTGTGCTGCTTGCGGTGCTTGGTGGCGCGTTTGGAATTGGTGTAGCGTACGCCGGAACCCGGTTGATTTTGTACCTCGCATTCCAGATCGGCGGCCCGAATAACTATGTTCCAGTGAGCCCGACGCCATCAACGCCAGTGCTTCTGTTCGCGCTGGGAGTCTCGATTTTGACGGGGATAGTCTTTGGGACGGCACCCGCCTGGATGACTTCGCACGCCGATCCGGTCGAAGCACTGCGCGGTGCGAATCGTTCCGTCGGCGGAGGCCGTTCGTGGGCGCAGAAGTCGCTCGTGATCGCCCAGGCGGCGATGTCTCTGGTGCTGCTGTCGGCGGCTGCGTTGCTGGCGCAGAGTCTGCGCAACTTGGAGCACCAAAATTTCGGCTTTGATACACAGGGACGTTATATTGCATGGATCAATCCGACGCTGGGCACCTACAAGCCCGAACAGATGGAGCAATTGTTCCGCCGGGTCGACGACAGCCTGAGAGGAATTCCCGGCGTGCGGATGGCCGTGCCCGCGCTTTATGCGCCGATGACCGGCGATAGCTGGAACGACGGAGTTCGCATCCAGGGCAGGCCTGAGCCGGGGCCCAAGGAGGACACCGGAGCGGGCTGGGCGCGCGTGATGCCGGGATTCTTCGACATCATCGGTGCACACATACTCATGGGGCGGCAATTCACCGAGGACGATACAGCCGCGACGCCCAATGTTGCGGTTGTGAACGAAGCTTTTGTGAATCGATTCTTCAAAGGCCAGAACCCGATCGGCCAGCATTTCGGCCCGAACAGGCTGCGCTACGCCTCCACCTTTGAGATCGTCGGTGTTGTTAAAGACATCCGGTATATGACCTATGACTACAAGGATCCCGTCCGGCCAATGTTCTGGGTGTCGGAGTTGCAGACGGCGAAATACGATGATCCGGTCTGGGCGCAAGGCGAGAAGTGGTCTCACTATCTCTACAACATCGTGATCTGGGCTCCTGGCGATCCTCCGGGAATGGAAGAGAAGGTGCGCAAGGCGATAGCCAGTGTCGAGCCCAGCCTGGTATTGAACGACGTCGACCCATACGGCAAAGTCGTGAGCGCAGACTTTCAGCAGCAAAACATGATCGCGACGCTGACATCTCTCTTCGGGGCGCTCGGTCTTGCGTTGGCAGCCTTGGGGCTTTATGGGGTGATGGCGTACACCGTGGAGCAGCGCACCAACGAGATTGGATTGCGAATGGCCCTTGGCGCAGATCGCGGACACGTGACCAGTATGATCCTGCGCGGCGCGCTTTGGCAGATCGGACTGGGCCTTGGTATTGGGATTCCGTTGGCCATCCTCGCTGGGAAGCTGATGAAAGACCAGTTGTATGGTGTGCAACCGTGGGACCCGATGATGTTGACTGGCGCCACGATACTGCTGGCCCTCGCTGCACTCATCGCGTCAGTAGCGCCAGTGCGACGCGCCGCTAACGTGGAACCCATGATCGCACTACGCACTGAGTGA